From the Maioricimonas rarisocia genome, one window contains:
- a CDS encoding DotU family type IV/VI secretion system protein — translation MTNEFGQRVYPVIRHVFDVLAKIRKTGGSGPDPQDVSSQLRRQLAQFDVQGPRKEEFQLAKSALVYWIDEVLVHSSWEHAGYWSDHCLERTYFSSRERAWRFFDNAESARSMDSLDALETYYLCVCFGFKGIYRESSGNAASDTSSKTADDTWTADDDAGAPAEKAEDEPSQSVTDNWWDAQADSMKTWGIGSDEITESIEDFMTGRAQPSAPPPKRMKATQMASLEEWAESVCRQLASAPQLPYAPASPAAELGDATPLSGRTARSYAMLTTVMASILLLVLWIAFLNRM, via the coding sequence ATGACTAACGAATTCGGACAGCGCGTTTATCCCGTCATCCGCCATGTCTTCGACGTGCTGGCCAAAATCCGCAAGACCGGCGGCAGCGGACCCGACCCGCAGGATGTCTCGTCCCAACTGAGACGTCAGCTGGCCCAGTTTGACGTCCAGGGGCCACGCAAGGAGGAGTTCCAGCTGGCCAAAAGTGCCCTCGTGTACTGGATCGACGAAGTTCTGGTCCATTCGAGCTGGGAGCACGCCGGCTACTGGAGCGATCACTGCCTGGAACGGACCTACTTCAGTTCCCGCGAACGGGCCTGGCGGTTCTTCGACAATGCCGAGTCCGCCCGCTCGATGGACAGCCTGGACGCCCTGGAAACCTATTACCTGTGCGTCTGTTTCGGCTTCAAGGGAATCTACCGCGAGTCGTCGGGGAACGCCGCCAGCGATACCTCCAGCAAGACGGCCGATGATACCTGGACGGCCGATGACGATGCGGGCGCTCCCGCCGAGAAAGCCGAAGATGAACCGTCCCAGTCCGTGACCGACAACTGGTGGGATGCCCAGGCCGATTCGATGAAGACCTGGGGGATCGGCAGCGACGAGATTACCGAGTCGATCGAAGACTTTATGACGGGCCGCGCTCAGCCTTCCGCCCCGCCTCCCAAGCGAATGAAGGCCACCCAGATGGCCTCGCTGGAAGAGTGGGCCGAATCGGTCTGCCGGCAGCTCGCCTCGGCGCCGCAGTTGCCCTACGCACCGGCCAGCCCGGCCGCCGAGCTGGGAGATGCCACGCCGCTGTCAGGCCGTACCGCCCGTTCCTATGCAATGCTGACGACCGTAATGGCGTCGATTCTTCTGCTCGTTCTGTGGATCGCATTCCTGAACCGGATGTGA
- the tssK gene encoding type VI secretion system baseplate subunit TssK, whose amino-acid sequence MRAQPVRWSEGMLVLPHHFQAAESWLLEQVATSHDWLNPYGYGVYDIEINPDALANYELRIPRLRVRLRDGTLVSVPENARLPVLDLRKALADTPEISLFLVLPDYVPGQANSAAGNGEAHTRFRTETRTWDEVHDGDNPRSIDFLRYNCELVVSPDGTPPQNCQSLPLARVKRSLEADSPPALDPDYFPPLLECRGWEELSEGILAAILSQLRAHIHSQAEYLKTHGGWAEANQPQIRRAIRKLDAVNSCLPVFRQLTETRGTHPRTAYLTLCNLLGELAILRDDWTPPELPLYNHERLGEIFRAIKAEIDAALTATEHGAKVQRFPLENVGQWMEVTLDPRWLQTQYEFYVGVRSDLPPERLEQLFSTRWLDWKLGASRTINQIYVNGEAGLSIKRYVGVHPQLPVLKDLTYFRVKKLGTYWEQVSESRTLALKVNERYIRQQAIGQHVLTVVDPKNTPRDLSLELFVLEND is encoded by the coding sequence ATGAGAGCACAGCCTGTTCGCTGGTCAGAAGGGATGCTGGTGCTGCCGCACCACTTCCAGGCAGCCGAGTCCTGGCTCCTGGAGCAGGTCGCCACATCGCACGACTGGTTAAATCCCTACGGGTACGGCGTTTACGATATTGAGATCAACCCGGATGCGCTCGCCAATTACGAGCTGCGGATTCCGCGGTTGCGAGTCCGGTTGAGAGACGGCACGCTGGTCAGCGTCCCGGAGAACGCGCGCCTCCCCGTACTCGATCTTCGCAAGGCTCTGGCAGACACGCCAGAGATCTCGCTGTTTCTCGTATTACCGGATTATGTCCCCGGACAGGCAAATTCTGCCGCTGGTAACGGCGAGGCCCACACCCGCTTTCGAACGGAAACTCGCACCTGGGACGAAGTGCACGACGGGGACAATCCGCGCAGCATCGACTTTCTGAGGTACAACTGCGAGCTGGTCGTCTCGCCGGACGGCACGCCGCCGCAGAACTGTCAGTCCCTCCCGCTGGCTCGGGTCAAGCGCAGTCTCGAAGCCGATTCGCCCCCTGCACTCGATCCCGACTACTTTCCCCCGTTGCTGGAATGCCGCGGCTGGGAAGAACTCAGCGAAGGCATTCTCGCGGCGATCCTCAGCCAGCTGCGGGCTCATATTCACTCTCAGGCTGAATACCTGAAGACCCACGGCGGCTGGGCCGAAGCCAATCAGCCTCAGATCCGTCGCGCGATCCGCAAGCTCGATGCCGTCAACTCCTGCCTGCCGGTCTTCCGTCAGTTGACCGAAACCCGGGGGACGCACCCCCGCACGGCGTACCTGACGCTGTGCAATCTGCTTGGCGAGCTGGCGATTCTCCGCGACGACTGGACCCCTCCTGAATTACCGCTTTACAACCACGAGCGGCTCGGGGAGATCTTCCGGGCGATCAAGGCGGAAATCGATGCGGCACTGACGGCGACCGAGCACGGTGCGAAAGTTCAGCGGTTTCCCCTCGAAAACGTCGGTCAGTGGATGGAGGTTACGCTCGATCCCCGGTGGCTGCAGACGCAGTACGAGTTCTACGTGGGGGTCCGCAGCGACCTGCCCCCCGAACGTCTCGAGCAGCTCTTCAGCACCCGGTGGCTGGACTGGAAGCTCGGGGCGAGCCGCACGATCAACCAGATCTACGTGAATGGCGAAGCGGGGCTCTCGATCAAACGGTATGTTGGAGTGCACCCGCAGTTGCCCGTGCTCAAGGACCTGACCTACTTCCGGGTCAAGAAGCTGGGAACGTACTGGGAGCAGGTCTCCGAGTCGCGCACGCTCGCGCTGAAAGTGAATGAACGGTACATCCGGCAACAGGCGATCGGCCAGCACGTGCTGACGGTTGTTGACCCCAAAAACACCCCACGCGACCTGTCGCTTGAATTGTTCGTACTGGAAAATGACTAA
- a CDS encoding type VI secretion protein IcmF/TssM N-terminal domain-containing protein — translation MFDWLINEFLGNVWNNIRTMIDFLARPFMDPLGVLKNLRTMSIPSAVRKTLVFLLVLTVVVTLGVLTWVLGLDRHASAGPWLFRKTWMGWLALLLYLIARLFVAVLRQLRVLSPALKSFPDIDRAMQAGIRAAADAGIAIDQIPLYLVTGLSRQAEQEFVKANAIGTDVRVDDESLCIHWYGDAGGLWVTIPGIAATTAQSDLLVDAAERAYVDDSPFAAVAALEQAAESEALASGGSSGLGNGTETLTVDLVTLRQQALEQSAAKQSTKVETVSVKVRDEARDRLQYFCQVLKDTRYPVCPINAVLLGLPFNETVLDERTAQSFRECVKTDMSVLQQNLGVRCLSAVLFTGCRDNAQLLSYTQKLPAETLARRCGVSFPQLVGLAEEDPERVHEWLQRDFELQALHLFKIRPGDPSNEQLFRFVDSLRQARSYFCGMLRSGFTQPGEDVFYFSGVYIAELSTVNGTHQPFLDGVLTKVLNEHDELICWSEQSLMDDARAKRTSLALLAVATAVMALNIGLIWKMTMI, via the coding sequence ATGTTCGACTGGTTGATCAACGAGTTTCTCGGCAACGTCTGGAATAACATCCGGACGATGATCGACTTCCTGGCGCGTCCTTTCATGGACCCGCTGGGAGTACTCAAAAACCTCCGGACAATGTCGATTCCGTCGGCCGTGCGGAAGACACTCGTCTTCCTGCTGGTTCTGACGGTCGTCGTCACCCTGGGCGTGTTGACCTGGGTCCTGGGACTGGATCGCCACGCATCGGCCGGGCCCTGGCTGTTCCGCAAGACGTGGATGGGCTGGCTGGCGCTCCTGCTGTACCTGATCGCCCGACTGTTCGTGGCGGTCCTCCGGCAGCTCCGCGTCCTCTCTCCCGCGCTGAAGTCGTTCCCCGACATCGATCGCGCCATGCAGGCCGGGATTCGAGCCGCGGCCGACGCCGGTATCGCCATCGATCAGATTCCCCTGTATCTGGTGACGGGGCTGTCGCGGCAGGCCGAGCAGGAGTTTGTGAAGGCGAACGCCATCGGCACCGATGTGCGTGTTGATGATGAATCCCTGTGCATTCACTGGTACGGGGATGCGGGTGGCCTGTGGGTCACCATTCCCGGGATTGCCGCCACGACGGCACAGTCAGACCTGCTGGTCGATGCGGCAGAACGGGCGTATGTTGACGACTCTCCCTTCGCGGCCGTCGCCGCACTCGAGCAGGCCGCCGAATCCGAGGCCCTCGCGAGCGGTGGTTCCTCCGGTCTCGGAAACGGGACGGAGACTCTCACGGTCGATCTGGTGACGTTGCGGCAGCAGGCACTCGAGCAGTCGGCCGCCAAACAATCGACCAAGGTCGAGACCGTCTCGGTCAAGGTGCGGGATGAGGCCCGTGACCGGCTCCAGTATTTCTGCCAGGTATTGAAAGATACGCGATATCCCGTCTGTCCGATTAACGCCGTCCTCCTCGGGCTTCCGTTCAATGAGACGGTTCTCGACGAGCGGACCGCTCAGAGCTTCCGGGAGTGCGTCAAGACGGACATGTCCGTCCTGCAGCAGAACCTGGGTGTTCGCTGCCTCAGCGCCGTGCTGTTCACCGGGTGCCGCGACAACGCACAGCTGCTGTCCTATACGCAGAAACTACCGGCCGAGACGCTCGCCAGACGTTGCGGCGTGAGCTTTCCGCAACTGGTCGGCCTCGCCGAGGAGGATCCCGAACGCGTGCACGAATGGCTGCAGCGCGACTTCGAACTGCAGGCGTTGCATCTGTTCAAGATCCGGCCGGGCGATCCGAGTAACGAGCAGCTGTTCCGGTTCGTCGACTCGCTCCGGCAGGCCCGCTCGTACTTCTGCGGGATGTTGCGGAGCGGATTTACCCAGCCGGGTGAGGACGTTTTCTACTTTTCCGGCGTCTACATTGCAGAACTCTCGACCGTCAACGGAACCCATCAGCCGTTTCTTGATGGGGTTCTGACAAAAGTGCTGAATGAACACGACGAGCTGATTTGCTGGAGTGAACAGTCCCTGATGGACGATGCCCGGGCAAAGCGCACGTCACTTGCTCTGCTCGCCGTGGCGACCGCAGTGATGGCCCTGAACATCGGTCTGATCTGGAAGATGACGATGATCTGA